A window of Acropora muricata isolate sample 2 chromosome 6, ASM3666990v1, whole genome shotgun sequence genomic DNA:
aattcttcaacttcaaaatagattttctcggcaaccaatcggaatatcgcaaaagcctcacacacttttgtagtctatcacctactgattgacattgtgcagtttgttgggtcgtacgtgcgagcaggaaggctggtaattcagtttagcaaatagtctcaattttgcgtttgaaggcttgcgCGCGCTTGCCATTGAATAAAATCGtaacaaaaattatttcttctgaTTCTacattttattagctttacgatgatatatacttttctatggttattaCATAAAcgacgcgcatgcgaatgattcttcggaaggcacccctgaaggtctacagtaaccttaaaccGAGAATGAGCCCTTCTTGCAATTGGTAGCGTTGACAGTAAGAGCCCGTAGGGTAAATTTATGGATTCTTTTGTTTAATCTTTCCCTCTGCTTTTTGTTTTCGCATATCACTTTCCAATAGTGGGATCTAGATTCTATGCTTCTAAAATTACAAAGAATTGTATACTGCATCTTATAGTTATAGAATTCCCCATCTTTCAAACGTGAGCACAATAATTGCAGAATCCTTGAATTAATGAACCAGACAAAACTGTTCAGCATTCAGTACCTGCGAAACAAAAGCGTAAACATATACTAGAAGTGACAAGTCCTTCCTTGCTGCACCAATTTTGATTCTTTAAATTCTCTCGCTCTCAGGGTCCTATCTCTCTCGCTGTGAACGAGGTGATGGATACCTTCTAGAATCTAGAGATCTGTTGGCTATAAAATGCACAAGCAGGACCTATTTTACAGCGAGCAGACATCGGAGAGGTCGATTTATTAGAATCAAGTTCCTGTGCTGCTTGCAAGTGTGGAAATTTCGAGGCAATCGTATCTCGATTTTTTTCCTGAATTTAGAACAATTTGGTACAAACGAAGGCATGGGACTCGACTGTCAGAACTTTTTAAGAACTCTCGCAAATAAGCTTTCAAGCAAGAATAAGGAACCCTACGCCAACGTTATTTCCTGGCTACGAATACAGCTCTCATTTGCTGTATTAAGATCTGTACACAGATGCGTCAGAGGCTCTAGATATCCTTTCAAATCACGTGAGTTCTCAGAAGACTTCACTCTTGCTGTGGCTTGTCTACATTTGTATTCATAATTTTAGGTTTAGATTTTTGattagttttttctttattaatgcttaattgtctttttcctgtttttaaattattcacatattGTAAATAGTCTTTTAACGTGAACACATAATTTgggtttttacaatttttaaagtttgtaaATTATATAGGTATATAGGTATTTATGTTATTATCTaggtatttttatttgaatttgattTTTATATGCCTGAGTATTTTAAGTTGAATTCTCTATTATTAACATGTAAATAAGTTATTTACAATTTCCGCAGGGTCGCCACGAGTGGAAAAACTTGATTAGTCTATTAACAATGAAATTTGCAGACGTCGGCTTAAGTTGGAAAAGTTATCAACACTGCAAAGTACGAGGTGATGATTCCAACAAactgaaacaaagcaaaatatatttattttatctcGTACTATCTGTCCTTGATAGATTACTGATTACTGTTTCCTGTTATCACTGCCTGATCACATTTTCCAGCCAGCTTCTGTGATAACAGTGTTACGATACTTAAAATGTCTTAAAGCAAGGGGGATACATGCTTACACTATCTCCCTGAATATTGTGGCCATCACCCCACGCCTAATCACAACCATATCCTCAGGAGAATGAGACAGCCCGTTTCGGCCTTCTTTGGCCTCGCCTACTACGCAATCGTTTTTAGGGGACTCGTTTTTCACCTCCTCCCCAAATGCAAGTCTTCTAAAAAATGATTGCATGCGATGGAGGCTCTGTTAGGCCTCATCATCATGGCAAGGCCAACATTGCCGAAGCGGGTGCGGCAGCTGTCATGATTGCGGAGGGAAATCAGCCTTACAGTAAGCACCCTAGAGAGTTCACGCATTTTACGAGACTAGATTTTACACCCCAGGCTGCCTAGCGATGAGGCCCAAAATCGATTTATGATGACACCGATACGAAAAATAAATGTATTGCACTGCGCGAGTGCCGACTTACCCTTGTCATCAATTTGTAACAGGCTCTCTTTTTTCAAGAGAATAAGGAGTTTGGTATTGTAAAAAAAACCGATCTGACAAAACAGCTTTTTAATGAGCATTGAACAGTGTTCTAACCAATTTCCAGCTTCAAACTACTGGTATGTGCACATGATGAAGTAAACTGGCAGGGGTAAATGCCATATTTAGTTGACGGGTACTTTTTCCCACGAATATAGTAAGGACTTCATTCCTgtggaaactgcgcatgcgcaaacaaaattcCAAGAAAGAAGTGCTACTGGACGCGGTGCCAATGCGTCGTAACAAGCGATTTTCCCGAAATTTCGGCTAAGGCTTCAGCAGATACTTATCTCCAGGCAGCGAGGGAGAGAGGTGTCGGCCCGTGAACCTTATCAAACTGATCCttttcatccactcaacccaATTTTTAACTAGGAGCAATTTCTATACATACAACGCAGGGTTCTAGTtgttttctccatgtggtacactCAAGTGTGTCCTGGTACGGTGCAGATATAACATGCATGCAAACAGTTGCAGAGCCATTATTCAAGTCATGttgtgttccatacggtacgtGCTGGTGCATACGCATAATAAGTACGCAAGCTTGCTGAGCAAACAAAAAGTACTGAAAAGTAGTCAGGGTTTGAAATGTGTAGACTGTCCAGATCCTAATAAGATTCATTAAAATACAAACCATGAATCTCGTAACCAAACGGTGGCAATTTAATTGGATTAAACTAAGCCGGAAAGTGAAGGTCAGCGTGAAGTAAGGCCTACAGTAAGGAAGATTTGCGTCCCCTCGTGCAACAGGCTTCCACACTTCCTGGCTGGGTGATATGGTTGAAGGGTGTTGGCCACGCTTCAGGGCTAGTGTGAGTGTCTGTCAATCTTTTTTTTACCCTCTTTATAATACTTGCTTCCTCACTGAATCTTTTGATTTGAAAAATCCGAAAGTTCCTCCGttatgtttttgtctttttccgGGATAACTCCCTCCCCCTATCCACCAACCTTCCCATCTTCCCATGTTAGTAAACAAGTAATCAAACTAACCGCCAGAAAAAATGATTCGTTAATCACCGCCAGTCCCCCTACGGTCAAACCAATGTCATCCCCTTGCACATGCGCAAGCAACAGCATCAACTGTCaaagaaatcaaaacatcaatgCTTTCACTAGCTGAACAATTCTTCTCAAGGGATTAAATGAGCCTAACTCGGGCTTCTGGTATACGTTCTTATTTCcctcaaatatgaaataaaCTCATGTCAGTAATTTACAAAATTTATATTGAGTTACCGAGTCAGTGAGCCATCCCGTCCCTACCCCTTGGAAATAGGCTAAATTGACGTTTATCACtatattttcaacaaaaatatatgCCGTCACTATAGCCATTGTTCAAATATCTGCGCCCAATGAATTCACGACGTAAGAGTTTCCTCTAATTGCAATTTAAGATGAAACTGATTCTTTATTTCTTATTCAGTAATTCTGACAAACAAACGCCTCATAGAGGCTGTCACAAACACAAatttctgaatatttttttttggcttcctCGCTCGTTGAAGGCGGAAACAAAAAAGTCCAGTGCCGTTTTTCACCTCCATTTCCTCGCTACTTTAATGTAAGTCGAGTATTTTTAGTGAAATCGGTTGTTATTCACGTAAACGGTTAAACAAAGGTGAAAAATATTACTTTCGAACGCTTAATTGCTGCATTGGCCCCTGACTCGCACTGCATATGAAACCAACCGTAGTGAACATCCCTCACCTCTGAAGTTTCTTGGATGCTCCAATCAGGAGAAATCTGACTCTTCTGCAATATTTCGTGAAAACTGTGCGCCTATTGAGGAATAATGAAGACTTGGTTATAACCAGCCTATAATGAAATCGAGACAGCTCAGACATATTATTGCAACGAAAATTTATTTGGAGTATTCCATCTACTTGCTCCTAATTACAAGTCGCGTAATTTAGTTTATCAGTATCACAATCTGAAGCCTTTGAATGTTCGTAACATCTCAGGAACATAACATACCTTCTTGTTCACTTTATTACCAAATGTACACAACAGAGCAATTAAACAGAATGTCCAGACACCCCAGTAAAGATAACTAATCACTACAATCACGTCGGTATCTTTGGACCAATTCTTTGTGCTCTTAATCAGCTGATAAACATTGATGCAAATTAGCGGTATGTCCAGTGATATGATGACGAACATCAGTGGAGAGAAAACTCTATTAGCCAACTCGACAAGTTCGCACAATCGCAGGTGCTCTTGTCTCAACTGTGCAACGCTAAAGAGAGGCACTTTTGTCTTCAGATTATCAAACATTCTTTCAAGGACTAAACAAGTCACACAAAACACCAGAACTGGAAAATTCCAagcaaatgaatttaaaattccGAAGAATGTTTCTATTATTCTGATTGCTAAATGTCTGTTCCATGGTTTAAAAATGGACATTAAGCCATTGTAGTGGAAAGCGAGAAGCCCGATGACTACTGAGTTAATGATTGACACGAAAATTGCAATTGTCAGTCCTTTCAATGCCTTTTGTTTAAGACCATCGAGGACAGTTTTTGAATTGACAAGGCTGGCTGTAAACTGGCCAAATCGCGATTGCTTCTTCTGGGTCAAAGGCAGCATcaacagacaaaatgtaaaacTGCACGCGCACTGAACATACCAAATCGTGTTGGCAAATAAGTAGAGGAAGGTAGTCATGGTGGAAAATCCCTCGTAAAAATGAGTTGTCATTCCTATTAAGGCAAGCAGCCACTGACCTAATTCAATT
This region includes:
- the LOC136920208 gene encoding uncharacterized protein, yielding MHKAKVTVHEPEDDHNGTTEVYDSGPNEQYRITEGERTKISRQISEIFGPIFKTMKLTGGYFGETTLTKSRLPRKFYISFYYCLIIELGQWLLALIGMTTHFYEGFSTMTTFLYLFANTIWYVQCACSFTFCLLMLPLTQKKQSRFGQFTASLVNSKTVLDGLKQKALKGLTIAIFVSIINSVVIGLLAFHYNGLMSIFKPWNRHLAIRIIETFFGILNSFAWNFPVLVFCVTCLVLERMFDNLKTKVPLFSVAQLRQEHLRLCELVELANRVFSPLMFVIISLDIPLICINVYQLIKSTKNWSKDTDVIVVISYLYWGVWTFCLIALLCTFGNKVNKKAHSFHEILQKSQISPDWSIQETSELMLLLAHVQGDDIGLTVGGLAVINESFFLAVLNAEQFCLVH